From Puntigrus tetrazona isolate hp1 chromosome 8, ASM1883169v1, whole genome shotgun sequence, the proteins below share one genomic window:
- the LOC122350428 gene encoding tumor necrosis factor receptor superfamily member 14-like produces the protein MKCGEETLNFVLDCVWIVLFIAATLNFKLCFSACAHAEYEIHGECCPMCAPGNHVYWHCTIDTSTTCIPCPVSTYIDEPNGLDKCFPCSVCDAKLGLKIKKTCTRSADTICEPLEGFYCTERKKDSCRFAAKHSECHPGQYVKQTGTAFTDTVCGNCMQGTYSNGSYTACQPHSNCEIKGLKETKPGTMSSDVECGKSVPIALIVGVIVGVIVVVLMTAVGIKLYCTFKQKRQAIDRNIYFCSVPIPESDGQCEPTSPDSVTPLIFNTSSPIPQSTACSVLSGDNVT, from the exons ATGAAGTGTGGAGAAGAAACATTGAACTTTGTTTTGGATTGTGTTTGGATTGTGTTATTCATTGCTGCAACTTTGAATTTCAAACTGTGTTTTAGTGCATGTGCTCATGCTGAGTATGAGATACATGGAGAATGCTGCCCCATGTGTGCACCAG gaaatcaTGTTTATTGGCACTGTACGATAGACACGAGCACAACATGTATTCCATGTCCTGTATCAACGTACATCGATGAGCCCAATGGCTTGGATAAATGCTTTCCCTGCTCTGTGTGTGATGCAA AACTAGGTTTAAAGATAAAGAAAACCTGCACACGCTCTGCAGATACTATTTGTGAGCCGTTGGAGGGATTCTACTGCACTGAGCGAAAGAAAGATAGCTGCAGATTTGCTGCGAAGCACTCTGAATGCCACCCTGGACAATATGTCAAACAAACAG GAACAGCATTTACTGATACTGTATGTGGTAACTGCATGCAAGGGACTTACTCTAATGGCTCTTACACTGCCTGTCAACCACATTCAAA TTGTGAAATTAAAGGccttaaagaaacaaaaccagGAACAATGTCATCTGATGTGGAATGTGGGAAGTCAGTTCCAATTGCTCTCATTGTTGGAGTCATTGTTGGAGTCATTGTTGTCGTTTTGATGACTGCTGTTGGGATAAAACTCTATTGCACATTTAAACAGAAGAGACAAGCTATTGACAGAA atatttatttttgctccgTGCCAATACCAGAGAGTGATGGTCAGTGTGAACCA ACGTCACCAGACTCAGTGACCCCTCTTATATTCAACACTAGTAG CCCAATACCTCAATCTACTGCCTGTTCTGTTTTAAGTGGAGACAATGTGACCTGA
- the LOC122350429 gene encoding tumor necrosis factor receptor superfamily member 14-like, which translates to MKMQLLWIILHNVTIAFLYIEQAYCVCANAEYEINGHCCPMCAPGNRVLWHCTVDTSTTCVSCSASTYTDEPNGLEMCFSCSTCDAGLRIQKACTRLSNTICEPMKGFFCIAREKGSCTLAVKHSQCNPGEYIQQKGTASTDTVCGECRNGTYSDGTFTACQQHTLCQNMGRKEIETGTMSSDAKCEHNPNVLAGIITGVVVGLIIIGILIKYVIFKINSRARQGIRSVQVQNVGGGLIKYTFITKGST; encoded by the exons atgaAAATGCAACTTTTGTGGATTATTTTACACAATGTTACTATTGCCTTTCTATACATAGAACAAGCTTATTGTGTCTGTGCCAATGCTGAATATGAGATAAATGGACACTGCTGCCCTATGTGTGCACCTG gtaATCGTGTTTTATGGCATTGCACAGTGGATACCAGCACAACTTGTGTATCCTGTAGTGCATCCACATACACCGATGAACCAAATGGGCTTGAAATGTGCTTTTCCTGCTCAACCTGTGATGCAG GTTTAAGGATACAGAAGGCATGCACACGGTTATCAAATACCATTTGTGAGCCAATGAAAGGATTCTTCTGCATCGCCAGAGAAAAAGGCAGTTGTACATTAGCTGTTAAACATTCTCAATGTAATCCTGGAGAATACATCCAACAAAAAG GAACAGCTAGCACTGATACAGTGTGTGGTGAATGCAGAAATGGCACCTACTCTGATGGCACTTTCACAGCTTGTCAGCAACATACGCT ATGCCAGAATATGGGTCGTAAAGAAATAGAAACAGGAACAATGTCATCGGACGCCAAATGTGAACATAATCCAAATGTTCTTGCTGGAATCATAACTGGTGTTGTGGTCGGTCTTATTATTATTGGCATCTTAATAAAGTATgtcatattcaaaataaattcaaggGCTCGTCAAGGGATAAG gtCTGTCCAGGTCCAAAATGTTGGTGGAGGGCTAATAAAGTACACTTTTATTACAAAAGGTTCTACATAG
- the tnfrsf14 gene encoding tumor necrosis factor receptor superfamily member 14 isoform X1, whose protein sequence is MDILSLRTIISTIAVIIAVSFKLGFCGCAHAEYDVNGECCPMCAPGNRVYWHCTVDTSTTCIPCSTSTYTDEPNGLTKCFPCTMCDLALHLKVKKACTRSADTICEPLEGSHCITLYKDSCSLAVGHNECKPGQYIKQTGTAFTDTICADCSDGTYSNGSLMACLSHSKCETMGLREIKAGTASSDAECDKVTWSVGVVVGVTITVLVVVIVPLLVWIICRKHKSRRSNKSVSYTPQQATEDDESAWQNQLVY, encoded by the exons ATGGATATATTATCGCTGAGGACCATTATATCCACAATTGCTGTCATAATAGCTGTTAGTTTTAAACTTGGTTTCTGTGGATGTGCCCATGCTGAATATGATGTGAATGGAGAATGCTGCCCCATGTGTGCCCCTG GAAACCGTGTTTATTGGCACTGTACTGTAGATACCAGTACGACATGTATTCCTTGTTCTACGTCAACTTACACAGATGAACCCAACGGACTGACTAAATGTTTTCCCTGCACCATGTGTGATTTAG CCCTacacttaaaagtaaaaaaggcCTGTACGCGCTCTGCGGATACAATCTGTGAACCACTGGAAGGATCCCATTGCATTACACTATATAAAGACTCCTGTTCATTAGCAGTGGGACACAATGAATGCAAACCTGgacaatatattaaacaaactg GTACAGCATTTACTGATACCATATGTGCAGACTGTTCAGATGGAACTTATTCAAATGGCTCTCTAATGGCCTGCCTTTCACATTCAAA GTGTGAGACTATGGGACTTAGAGAAATAAAAGCAGGAACAGCATCCTCTGATGCTGAATGTGACAAAGTGACATGGTCTGTTGGTGTTGTAGTTGGAGTCACAATTACGGTTCTCGTAGTTGTTATTGTGCCACTATTAGTATGGATCATATGCAGAAAACATAAATCGCGGCGCTCCAACAAAA gTGTTTCTTACACACCACAACAAGCAACTGAGGATGATGAATCT gcatggcAGAATCAGTTAGTCTATTAA
- the LOC122350458 gene encoding tumor necrosis factor receptor superfamily member 14-like — translation MDILSLRTIISTIAVIIAVSFKLGFCGCAHAEYDVNGECCPMCAPGNRVYWHCTVDTSTTCIPCSTSTYTDEPNRLTTCFPCTVCDTAQHLKVKKACTRSADTICEPLEGSHCITLYKDSCSLAVGHNECKPGQYIKQTGTAFTDTICADCSDGTYSNGSLMACLSHSKCEAMGLREIKAGTASSDAECDKVTWSVGVVVGVTITVLVVVIVPLLVWIICRKHK, via the exons ATGGATATATTATCGCTGAGGACCATTATATCCACAATTGCTGTCATAATAGCTGTTAGTTTTAAACTTGGTTTCTGTGGATGTGCCCATGCTGAATATGATGTGAATGGAGAATGCTGCCCCATGTGTGCCCCTG GAAACCGTGTTTATTGGCACTGTACTGTAGATACCAGTACGACATGTATTCCTTGTTCTACGTCAACTTACACAGATGAACCCAACAGGCTTACGACATGTTTTCCCTGCACCGTGTGTGATACAG CTCAacacttaaaagtaaaaaaggcCTGTACGCGCTCTGCGGATACAATCTGTGAACCACTGGAAGGATCCCATTGCATTACACTATATAAAGACTCCTGTTCATTAGCAGTGGGACACAATGAATGCAAACCTGgacaatatattaaacaaactg GTACAGCATTTACTGATACCATATGTGCAGACTGTTCAGATGGAACTTATTCAAATGGCTCTCTAATGGCCTGCctttcacattcaaa GTGTGAGGCTATGGGACTTAGAGAAATAAAAGCAGGAACAGCATCCTCTGATGCTGAATGTGACAAAGTGACATGGTCTGTTGGTGTTGTAGTTGGAGTCACAATTACGGTTCTCGTAGTTGTTATTGTGCCACTATTAGTATGGATCATATgcagaaaacataaataa
- the tnfrsf14 gene encoding tumor necrosis factor receptor superfamily member 14 isoform X2, giving the protein MIGNRVYWHCTVDTSTTCIPCSTSTYTDEPNGLTKCFPCTMCDLALHLKVKKACTRSADTICEPLEGSHCITLYKDSCSLAVGHNECKPGQYIKQTGTAFTDTICADCSDGTYSNGSLMACLSHSKCETMGLREIKAGTASSDAECDKVTWSVGVVVGVTITVLVVVIVPLLVWIICRKHKSRRSNKSVSYTPQQATEDDESAWQNQLVY; this is encoded by the exons ATGATAG GAAACCGTGTTTATTGGCACTGTACTGTAGATACCAGTACGACATGTATTCCTTGTTCTACGTCAACTTACACAGATGAACCCAACGGACTGACTAAATGTTTTCCCTGCACCATGTGTGATTTAG CCCTacacttaaaagtaaaaaaggcCTGTACGCGCTCTGCGGATACAATCTGTGAACCACTGGAAGGATCCCATTGCATTACACTATATAAAGACTCCTGTTCATTAGCAGTGGGACACAATGAATGCAAACCTGgacaatatattaaacaaactg GTACAGCATTTACTGATACCATATGTGCAGACTGTTCAGATGGAACTTATTCAAATGGCTCTCTAATGGCCTGCCTTTCACATTCAAA GTGTGAGACTATGGGACTTAGAGAAATAAAAGCAGGAACAGCATCCTCTGATGCTGAATGTGACAAAGTGACATGGTCTGTTGGTGTTGTAGTTGGAGTCACAATTACGGTTCTCGTAGTTGTTATTGTGCCACTATTAGTATGGATCATATGCAGAAAACATAAATCGCGGCGCTCCAACAAAA gTGTTTCTTACACACCACAACAAGCAACTGAGGATGATGAATCT gcatggcAGAATCAGTTAGTCTATTAA